A stretch of DNA from Telopea speciosissima isolate NSW1024214 ecotype Mountain lineage chromosome 5, Tspe_v1, whole genome shotgun sequence:
aaaatacccatagCGTTGCTACAAGTCACTCAAATCAAAAACCCATTCTTGTAGGTACCCATACGTGCTGTGTCATTGGCTCCTACATTGATGCAAGTACTGCACGACCAAGCAATGATCTTTTATCCTAAAAATAAACAACTTGATCATCAATTAGTTGCACATAGGTTCGATTGATCGGTTGCAAAGGAAATAAAGAgaattgaaatcaaatcaaatcataattaaaatgtaaattttataattattactTCATAAGTTTGCAATTTGGAAATCATGTGCTCTACACGTTCTTATTAATAAAgctttgtttaccaaaaaataaaaaaacttcaaaacgttccaaattcaattattaaaatttaaattacctTTCACTCATgtatttttaatttgaaaagttTAATAAATATCACATTTGGAAAGTGTAATTATTAAATGGGAGAAGTTCTCTGAGCAAGTTTGGAATGCACCAATGAAGAGCGGTAAAGGTAAAATGGTTTCGTACAACCAACAACTGCCTAGTGCacttggtgagctgtggtgcgcttcatgtcCATGCTCACCCTGGAGCTCCTACCTTCCCTTCtccctattcccccccccccctccttacaaaagtaaaatatatataaaagctcccaattcccaaaaaaaaaatggttacgTACATAAGGGTCGATAGCCCATTTCATTTTGAGCACCTTTTTCCTTATCAAATACAGTAAGAGTAGATATATTATACAATTATAAAatcatttcccttcccttcccttttgcAATATAGTGATTGCACTGCACCCCTATGGTTAAAACTatgtttaaaataaaacttATTGAtgtttaatataaaaaatttaaaaaaaaaagattccaaaAGGAAGGTTTACTGACTGGGGTCTATGGCCTTGTCTCTCTGGACCCTCGGTCTATCCTATTTGGATCCACATTATGTAAGGACGTAGATGGATCAAATTCGAATCGAATATAACACTATCTATATTCTCATCTACATCTCATCTACATTGGATTAGCTTTTGAATATTTCTGATAGTTTTAagaaccccttttttttttttaataaggatTCCCTTAAACAAATATGATTAAGGATTTTCGACTGTCCATTTACACTTGTTTATTCACTTAAAGGGATACAATTAAGAATTTTCGACTTTATATGATCAATGATCTTaaaattcttttctcttcatcaAGTGAGGATTCAAGAAAGAAGAATGCAAAAAACAATTTACATCCAGAGATTCTCTCTCTACGAAACTAAAAACAAATCTTGTATGACACGAATATTAAAATAGAATCAACCGGGCCGCCCCATCCAATCAAGGCTTAGCATTGGTCGCTTGAGCAAACTTATTGATGAAGGCGAGGGCAATGCTCGTCAACTTCTTGCCGTTCAACACGCGATCCTGTACATCCGATTTCACAGACTCAATAAGCTCATCACCACACGTGTCCTGATTGGTAAGTGCGGCGCTCATCCATGTCTGTACATTGCTTATCTGGAATGCCGTGCTCGCGCGTTGCAATTCTGTGCTCGAGCGTTGCATCTGATCAATGGCGTCACCGAAGGTGCTCACGCAGTCCTTTAGAACCTTATCGGAATTGGGATTGCGTGCGAGGTTCAAAATGTACGCACTAATGTTACGAGCACTAGAGAGGCTGACATCGACGGCAACACTAGCGAGCTTGGCTGGGCTTCCTTGAACCTCATTGGTGCGGGCGATGAGGCTGGCGTAGCAGACGTCAGAGTACAATGTTGCATCGCAGTTGGTACGAATGAAATCGTTACCAttgttgtttgggtttgggtttgggtttaaaCGGGCAGCAGAGATCGCCggtagaagaagaacaaggagtAAGGCGGTGGAGATTGTCATTGATGGGGCGGCCATTTTCTGAGACTCTTGAGGTTTGGGGAGCTTTGGAGATTAAAGAGAGGTCCTAAGCTCCCTAAACCTGAAGCTGATGAGATGGGTTTGAACTTAAGAGAGAAGGATTTATATAGACTCATCTCTTGATTTGCCTGTCAGATAGGAATGGAATGAACGATATCAGATTGACTAAAATGAATggtcttccttttttctttcttaggaATTCTATAGGCGGAGTGGCTAAAAAGCTATTTCAGCCTATGAATTCGGTTTGCGGGTTTAGTACCGTGAGCGGTTGAAGCGGAAGTGAATCATTAATTATTGGGAAAATTAGATACCCCTCCTTGCACTATGGCTTAATTATAGATTCCTCCTCTGGATTTTCTTTAATTACACTTAAACTCCCTTTGGTTGAAGGAGTTAGCATGCTGTTAGTTTTGGTTTGGAAACGCTATTTTTATCCTTGTGTTAAAACAttagaaataaaattacaatgcTACCCTTTCTTCATATTCAACCTAAAACACCCATAACTATCTTTCAAAGATCAGTTTACACAACATTGAAATAAATGCATACCTCTTGCAGCAGTTGGGACAATTATAGAACCTCCATATCTAGAAATCTTATGTGGGATACACAATGTGCTTGAATAACCCAAGAGAAGGGTAATAAAATAGTGAATTTATCCATGATGGGGCGGGATTGTAGAGGGATGGAGACGGGTGGGGTTGGAgtaagaagcagaagaagaagggtattgTTGGGTTCAAAAAAGCTTGATTCAATGTCAAAATGGAAAACTAAGGGTGAGAAGTTGATACTATATTAAGAATATGTTGAGATATTTTCTAGGGAGTTCGAAGAAATCTCCTTCTCTTATTTGTCAAGAGATAGCAATTAGTTCGCAGATGCATTAGCAATCCTAGCATCCATGGTCGAGATGGAATTTGGAACAAAAGTACATCCATTCTCGATTGAACTAAGACATCAACCGGCATATGTTAATCACATCCATACTCTTAACGGTTGATGGAAGCCCATGGTATGCAGATGTTACTGACTTCATCAAGGAAGGACGATACCCTAAAGATGCCACAACCATGGAAAAGTGTTTATTGGGGAAATACACTAACAATTCATTCTACTA
This window harbors:
- the LOC122663053 gene encoding pectinesterase inhibitor 10-like produces the protein MAAPSMTISTALLLVLLLPAISAARLNPNPNPNNNGNDFIRTNCDATLYSDVCYASLIARTNEVQGSPAKLASVAVDVSLSSARNISAYILNLARNPNSDKVLKDCVSTFGDAIDQMQRSSTELQRASTAFQISNVQTWMSAALTNQDTCGDELIESVKSDVQDRVLNGKKLTSIALAFINKFAQATNAKP